One window of Nymphaea colorata isolate Beijing-Zhang1983 chromosome 11, ASM883128v2, whole genome shotgun sequence genomic DNA carries:
- the LOC116264737 gene encoding methionine aminopeptidase 2B-like, with the protein MVGSASAVGMEEASIQLNHLQVDQHPETADNGASAATKKKKKKKSVAPVVGTVNIEPKERDQEVVATSISLQDDEEEVQGDGAETTKKKKKKNKSKKKKEQLEQTDPPSVPVVDLFSSGDFPEGEIQQYKDDNLWRTTSEEKREVERLEKPIYNSLRQAAEVHRQVRKYIRSILKPGMLMIDLCETLENTVRKLISENGLQAGIAFPTGCSLNWVAAHWTPNSGDKTVLQYDDVMKLDFGTHIDGHIVDCAFTVAFNPMFNPLLEASKEATNTGIKEAGIDVRLCDVGAAIQEVMESYEVEINGKTYQVKSIRNLNGHSIGSYQIHAGKSVPIVKGGEQTKMEEGEFYAIETFGSTGKGYVREDLECSHYMKNFDVGHIPLRLPRAKQLLGTINKHFSTLAFCRRYLDRLGETKYLMALKNLSDAGIVQPYPPLCDVKGSYVSQFEHTILLRPTCKEVVSRGDDY; encoded by the exons ATGGTCGGGAGCGCGTCGGCGGTAGGCATGGAAGAGGCTTCCATTCAATTGAACCATTTGCAGGTGGACCAACATCCTGAAACGGCCGACAATGGCGCG AGTGCAGctaccaagaagaagaaaaagaaaaagtctgtAGCTCCAGTGGTGGGTACAGTGAATATTGAGCCCAAAGAAAGGGATCAAGAAGTTGTCGCCACTTCGATATCCTtgcaagatgatgaagaagaggtcCAAGGTGATGGTGCAG aaacaacaaaaaagaagaagaaaaaaaacaaaagcaa gaaaaagaaagaacaacttGAGCAGACTGATCCACCATCAGTTCCTGTGGTTGATCTATTTTCGTCTGGCGACTTCCCTGAGGGTGAAATTCAGCAATATAAAGATGA TAATCTCTGGCGAACAACTTCTGAAGAAAAGAGGGAAGTTGAGCGCCTGGAGAAGCCCATATACAATTCACTTCGACAAGCTGCTGAAGTTCATCGACAG GTGCGGAAATATATAAGGAGCATTTTAAAGCCAGGGATGTTAATGATTGACCTATGTGAAACTCTAGAAAATACAGTTCGTAAATTGATCTCAGAAAATGGTCTCCAAGCAGGCATCGCCTTTCCAACTGGATGCTCATTAAATTG GGTTGCAGCTCATTGGACTCCTAATTCTGGTGATAAGACCGTACTTCAGTATGATGATGTCATGAAGTTGGATTTTGGTACACATATTGATG GGCATATAGTAGATTGTGCTTTCACTGTGGCGTTTAATCCCATGTTTAATCCACTGCTAGAAGCATCAAAGGAGGCTACAAATACTGGCATTAAA GAAGCTGGAATAGATGTACGCTTGTGTGATGTTGGTGCTGCAATCCAAGAGGTAATGGAATCATATGAAGTAGAGATCAATGGGAAAACCTATCAAG TCAAGAGTATACGGAACTTAAATGGGCATAGCATAGGTAGCTATCAAATTCATGCTGGAAAGTCTGTCCCAATTGTGAAAGGAGGAGAACAGACTAAGATGGAGGAGGGTGAATTTTATGCAATTGAGACCTTTGGGTCAACAG GAAAAGGATATGTGAGAGAAGACCTAGAGTGCAGCCATTACATGAAGAATTTTGATGTTGGGCACATACCTTTAAGGTTGCCCCGAGCAAAACAACTTCTTGGCACTATCAACAAGCACTTTTCCACATTGGCCTTCTGTAGGCGCTATTTAGATCGACTTGGGGAGACAAAGTACCTGATGGCACTTAAGAACCTTTCTGATGCTGGAATAGTTCAg CCATATCCACCCTTGTGCGATGTGAAAGGCAGCTATGTATCGCAGTTTGAGCACACTATCCTACTTCGACCAACTTGCAAGGAGGTTGTATCGAGAGGCGATGATTATTAA